One window from the genome of Microbacterium sulfonylureivorans encodes:
- a CDS encoding tyrosine recombinase XerC, which translates to MRIGQAAQAYLAHLAEVRRMSSATVRAYRSDLADLSATAGDVDLSLIDLELLREWLWRATQRGDARSTIARRTSSARGFFAWAVDEGVIAADPSLRLVAPKRGRTLPKVATTDALAGMLDALGAAAVDGDPLALRDHALLELLYGAAVRVSELCGLDVGDIDQSRRTARVFGKGAKERVVPFGGAAARALDAYLVRGRPVLLARRPDPSHTGDTSAVFLGARGARLGPRAVYDVVARVLGPELGAAVGPHALRHSAATHLLDGGADLRAVQEMLGHASLGTTQIYTHVSSERLTATYRLAHPRA; encoded by the coding sequence TCGCCGACCTGTCAGCGACCGCCGGCGACGTCGACCTCTCTCTGATCGACCTCGAGCTCCTGCGCGAGTGGCTGTGGCGGGCGACGCAGCGAGGGGACGCCCGCTCGACGATCGCGCGACGCACGTCGTCGGCGCGCGGCTTCTTCGCGTGGGCGGTCGACGAGGGCGTGATCGCCGCAGACCCGAGCCTCCGCCTGGTCGCACCGAAACGCGGACGGACTCTGCCCAAGGTCGCGACGACAGACGCCCTGGCCGGGATGCTGGACGCCCTGGGCGCTGCCGCCGTCGATGGCGATCCGCTTGCACTCCGCGATCACGCCCTGCTCGAGCTCCTCTACGGCGCGGCAGTGCGCGTCTCCGAGCTCTGCGGGCTCGATGTGGGCGACATCGACCAGAGCCGCCGCACCGCCCGTGTCTTCGGCAAGGGGGCGAAGGAGCGCGTGGTGCCGTTCGGCGGCGCCGCCGCGCGAGCACTCGATGCCTACCTCGTGCGAGGACGGCCGGTGCTGCTTGCGCGGCGGCCGGACCCGTCGCACACCGGAGATACGTCGGCGGTGTTCCTCGGCGCGCGCGGCGCGCGACTCGGCCCACGCGCGGTCTACGACGTGGTCGCACGCGTCCTCGGGCCCGAGCTCGGTGCCGCCGTCGGCCCCCACGCGCTGCGCCATTCGGCAGCGACGCATCTGCTCGACGGCGGAGCGGATCTCCGTGCCGTGCAGGAGATGCTCGGACACGCGAGCCTCGGGACCACGCAGATCTACACCCACGTCTCGAGCGAGCGGCTGACCGCGACGTACCGGCTCGCGCACCCTCGCGCCTGA
- a CDS encoding murein hydrolase activator EnvC family protein: protein MTRPSRSDRPSLRRRRRAIAGVVAGLLIAGIGDATGAAHGAPGAPPPSESRPVGRGWAWPLTAFRLEAPFVAPAHRYGPGHRGVDLRPSEGAAVRSPAAGSVAFAGPVAGRGILTIDHGGGLVTTLEPVETALVAGAEVSSGDVVGTTSAGGHAAPGALHFGVRLHGEYINPMLLLGGVPRAVLLPCC, encoded by the coding sequence ATGACCCGTCCGTCCCGCTCCGACCGTCCATCCCTCCGTCGCCGACGGCGTGCAATCGCCGGTGTCGTCGCCGGGCTCCTGATCGCCGGCATCGGCGACGCCACCGGTGCGGCGCACGGCGCCCCCGGCGCCCCTCCGCCATCCGAGTCCCGACCTGTCGGCCGGGGGTGGGCATGGCCGCTCACCGCTTTCCGGCTCGAGGCGCCGTTCGTCGCGCCGGCCCATCGGTACGGACCCGGCCACCGCGGTGTCGACCTGCGGCCCTCCGAGGGAGCGGCGGTGCGATCGCCCGCGGCCGGCTCCGTGGCCTTCGCCGGTCCGGTGGCGGGACGCGGCATCCTGACCATCGATCACGGCGGCGGGCTCGTCACGACGCTGGAGCCCGTCGAGACCGCTCTTGTGGCGGGCGCAGAGGTGTCGTCGGGCGATGTCGTCGGGACGACGTCGGCGGGCGGCCATGCCGCCCCTGGTGCCCTGCACTTCGGCGTGCGACTGCACGGGGAGTACATCAACCCGATGCTGCTGCTCGGAGGCGTGCCTCGCGCGGTACTGCTCCCCTGCTGCTGA